The Globicephala melas chromosome X, mGloMel1.2, whole genome shotgun sequence genome window below encodes:
- the NAA10 gene encoding N-alpha-acetyltransferase 10 isoform X2 — MNIRNARPEDLMNMQHCNLLCLPENYQMKYYFYHGLSWPQLSYIAEDENGKIVGYVLAKMEEDPDDVPHGHITSLAVKRSHRRLGLAQKLMDQASRAMIENFNAKYVSLHVRKSNRAALHLYSNTLNFQISEVEPKYYADGEDAYAMKRDLTQMADELRRHLELKEKARHVVLGSIENKVEGKGNSLPSSGEASREEKGLAAEDSGGDSKDLSEVSETTESTDVKDSSEASDSAS; from the exons ATGAACATCCGCAATGCAAGG CCAGAGGACCTGATGAACATGCAGCACTGCAACCTCCTGTGCCTGCCCGAGAACTACCAGATGAAATATTATTTCTACCATGGCCTTTCCTGGCCCCAG CTCTCTTACATCGCTGAGGATGAGAATGGGAAGATTGTGGGGTATGTCCTGGCCAAAAT GGAAGAGGACCCGGACGACGTGCCCCATGGACACATCACCTCGCTG GCTGTGAAGCGTTCCCACCGGCGCCTTGGCCTGGCTCAGAAGCTGATGGACCAGGCCTCCCGAGCCATGATCGAGAACTTCAATGCCAAATACGTCTCTCTGCATGTCAGGAAGAG TAACCGGGCCGCTCTGCACCTCTATTCCAACACCCTCAACTTTCA GATCAGCGAAGTGGAGCCCAAATACTATGCAGATGGAGAAGACGCATACGCGATGAAGCGGGATCTCACCCAGATGGCCGATGAG CTGAGGCGGCACCTGGAGCTGAAGGAGAAGGCCAGGCACGTGGTGCTGGGCTCCATCGAGAACAAGGTGGAGGGCAAGGGCAACTCGCTTCCGAGCTCGGGAGAGGCCAGTCGTGAGGAAAAGGGCCTGGCTGCGGAGGATAGCGGTGGAGACAGCAAAGACCTCAGTGAGGTCAGCGAGACCACAGAGAGCACCGATGTCAAGGACAGCTCAGAGGCCTCTGACTCAGCCTCCTAG
- the NAA10 gene encoding N-alpha-acetyltransferase 10 isoform X1 translates to MNIRNARPEDLMNMQHCNLLCLPENYQMKYYFYHGLSWPQLSYIAEDENGKIVGYVLAKMEEDPDDVPHGHITSLAVKRSHRRLGLAQKLMDQASRAMIENFNAKYVSLHVRKRWKPGPREGGNRAALHLYSNTLNFQISEVEPKYYADGEDAYAMKRDLTQMADELRRHLELKEKARHVVLGSIENKVEGKGNSLPSSGEASREEKGLAAEDSGGDSKDLSEVSETTESTDVKDSSEASDSAS, encoded by the exons ATGAACATCCGCAATGCAAGG CCAGAGGACCTGATGAACATGCAGCACTGCAACCTCCTGTGCCTGCCCGAGAACTACCAGATGAAATATTATTTCTACCATGGCCTTTCCTGGCCCCAG CTCTCTTACATCGCTGAGGATGAGAATGGGAAGATTGTGGGGTATGTCCTGGCCAAAAT GGAAGAGGACCCGGACGACGTGCCCCATGGACACATCACCTCGCTG GCTGTGAAGCGTTCCCACCGGCGCCTTGGCCTGGCTCAGAAGCTGATGGACCAGGCCTCCCGAGCCATGATCGAGAACTTCAATGCCAAATACGTCTCTCTGCATGTCAGGAAGAGGTGGAAGCCAGGGCCgagggaaggggg TAACCGGGCCGCTCTGCACCTCTATTCCAACACCCTCAACTTTCA GATCAGCGAAGTGGAGCCCAAATACTATGCAGATGGAGAAGACGCATACGCGATGAAGCGGGATCTCACCCAGATGGCCGATGAG CTGAGGCGGCACCTGGAGCTGAAGGAGAAGGCCAGGCACGTGGTGCTGGGCTCCATCGAGAACAAGGTGGAGGGCAAGGGCAACTCGCTTCCGAGCTCGGGAGAGGCCAGTCGTGAGGAAAAGGGCCTGGCTGCGGAGGATAGCGGTGGAGACAGCAAAGACCTCAGTGAGGTCAGCGAGACCACAGAGAGCACCGATGTCAAGGACAGCTCAGAGGCCTCTGACTCAGCCTCCTAG